The Aequorivita sublithincola DSM 14238 genome window below encodes:
- a CDS encoding MerR family transcriptional regulator: MHIDLPERLYYNIGEVAEAFGVNTSLIRFWEKEFDALKPKKNAKGNRKFTPQDIKNLELIYHLVKERGFTLEGAKIHLKENKQKTLDQFDIIRKLESVKAELLKIKEQL; the protein is encoded by the coding sequence ATGCACATAGACCTACCCGAAAGATTATATTACAACATTGGCGAAGTGGCCGAGGCTTTTGGAGTGAACACTTCGTTAATACGTTTTTGGGAAAAGGAATTTGATGCATTGAAGCCTAAAAAAAACGCCAAAGGCAATAGAAAGTTTACGCCACAAGACATTAAAAATCTGGAACTAATTTATCATTTAGTAAAAGAACGCGGATTTACTCTTGAAGGCGCAAAAATCCATTTAAAGGAAAATAAACAAAAAACATTGGACCAGTTTGATATTATTCGAAAATTGGAATCAGTAAAAGCAGAACTACTAAAAATAAAAGAACAACTCTAA
- a CDS encoding class I SAM-dependent methyltransferase — MNFKDNFSKQSKAYQKYRPSYPQELFAYLSSLSKNHELAWDCGTGNGQSAFGLANYFEKVFATDPSAQQISNAQAHPKITYQVENAENCSLESNSADLITVAQALHWFNFEKFYSEVKRVLKPEAIIAVWTYSLPRISPEIDEIVLHFHDTIVGSFWQKENQYVIEEYKTIPFPFKEIETSSFKFQKEILLEDLKGLLISWSATQRYKDQNGTDPLLEIETKLQNLWQNSTEAKIATWTIFLKVGRVNG; from the coding sequence GTGAATTTCAAAGATAATTTTTCAAAACAATCCAAAGCTTATCAAAAGTACAGACCTTCTTATCCGCAGGAATTGTTCGCTTATTTAAGCAGTCTTTCCAAAAATCACGAGTTAGCTTGGGATTGCGGCACGGGCAACGGACAATCAGCTTTTGGGTTAGCAAATTATTTTGAAAAAGTATTCGCAACTGATCCCAGTGCACAGCAAATCTCAAATGCGCAAGCACATCCAAAAATTACTTATCAAGTTGAAAATGCTGAAAATTGCTCTTTAGAAAGTAATTCTGCGGACTTGATTACGGTTGCCCAAGCACTGCATTGGTTTAATTTCGAAAAATTTTATTCCGAAGTAAAAAGGGTTTTGAAACCAGAAGCAATCATCGCCGTCTGGACTTATAGTTTACCAAGAATTTCTCCTGAAATAGATGAAATAGTACTTCATTTTCACGATACTATTGTCGGTTCATTCTGGCAGAAGGAAAACCAATATGTTATTGAAGAATATAAAACTATTCCATTTCCTTTTAAAGAAATTGAAACATCTTCCTTCAAATTTCAAAAGGAAATATTACTTGAAGATTTAAAAGGACTGCTAATTAGTTGGTCTGCCACCCAAAGATATAAAGATCAAAATGGGACTGATCCTTTGCTGGAAATTGAAACGAAGCTTCAAAATCTTTGGCAAAATTCTACTGAGGCGAAAATTGCAACTTGGACTATTTTTTTAAAGGTAGGAAGGGTTAACGGATAA
- a CDS encoding LemA family protein — protein sequence MKKWLPIIVILGLILLIGAYMASLNNKLVVLDQNATAQWANVESSYQRRADLIPNIVSSAKGYAEFEQSTLVAVTEARSKATSINIDPSNITPEQLAQFQQAQAGVTSALSRLLAVFERYPDLKANENFKELINELERTENRINVERNRFNDAAKELNTKLNQFPTKMFAGILGFHEKAYFKADAGSENAPKVEFDFGKDKK from the coding sequence ATGAAAAAATGGTTACCTATCATTGTTATACTAGGCCTAATCTTATTAATCGGCGCCTATATGGCCAGCCTAAACAATAAACTTGTTGTCTTGGACCAAAATGCAACAGCTCAGTGGGCTAATGTGGAAAGCTCCTACCAGCGTCGTGCAGATCTTATTCCAAATATTGTTAGCAGTGCAAAAGGATATGCTGAATTTGAACAATCAACTTTAGTTGCGGTTACTGAAGCCAGAAGCAAGGCGACATCTATCAATATTGATCCTTCAAACATTACGCCCGAACAACTTGCTCAGTTTCAACAAGCGCAGGCTGGTGTTACTTCAGCCCTTTCACGTTTATTGGCAGTTTTTGAAAGATACCCAGATTTAAAGGCGAACGAAAATTTCAAGGAATTGATAAACGAACTAGAACGCACCGAAAACCGTATTAATGTTGAAAGAAACAGGTTTAATGACGCGGCTAAAGAATTGAATACTAAACTTAATCAATTCCCAACCAAGATGTTTGCAGGTATTTTAGGTTTCCATGAAAAAGCGTATTTCAAAGCAGATGCTGGAAGCGAGAATGCTCCTAAAGTAGAATTTGACTTTGGAAAGGATAAGAAATAA
- a CDS encoding zinc-dependent peptidase: MIYFIALILLIAFAVYAYLQNKKRTAEPFPPAWKSLLIKHVHYYWELSETDKEKFRKRMMAFLSEVYIDAVDTELVDLDKILIAASAVIPVFGFSEWHYNNLSGIILYPDNFNDDLEFDQSGESRIINGLVGSGRFENQMILSRKALYSGFENDMDKGNTGVHEFVHLIDKMDGVADGVPERLLQRQYITPWLKLIHEEMETINSNKSDIRKYGGTNQTEFLAVASEYFFERPDLFKKKHPDLYQMLSKCFQQNMDEAKAGKTEN; encoded by the coding sequence ATGATTTATTTTATAGCACTTATTCTGCTTATTGCCTTCGCAGTTTACGCTTATCTTCAAAATAAAAAACGCACGGCAGAACCTTTCCCTCCCGCTTGGAAAAGTCTTTTAATTAAACATGTGCATTATTACTGGGAGCTTTCTGAAACTGACAAAGAAAAATTCCGAAAGCGAATGATGGCGTTTTTGAGTGAAGTTTATATTGATGCTGTAGATACAGAATTGGTGGATTTAGACAAAATACTAATTGCTGCCAGTGCGGTAATTCCTGTTTTTGGCTTTTCAGAATGGCACTACAACAATCTTAGCGGCATCATTTTGTATCCAGATAATTTTAACGACGACTTGGAATTCGACCAAAGTGGTGAAAGCAGGATAATTAATGGCCTAGTGGGTTCTGGAAGGTTTGAAAACCAAATGATTCTTTCTAGAAAAGCATTGTATTCCGGGTTTGAAAACGACATGGATAAAGGAAATACTGGCGTTCACGAATTTGTTCATCTAATAGATAAAATGGACGGAGTAGCAGATGGCGTTCCTGAAAGATTACTACAAAGACAATATATAACACCTTGGTTGAAGCTCATTCACGAAGAAATGGAGACCATAAACAGCAATAAGTCAGACATTCGGAAATACGGCGGGACTAATCAAACCGAGTTTTTAGCAGTTGCCTCAGAATATTTCTTTGAACGTCCAGACCTTTTCAAGAAAAAACATCCAGATCTATACCAAATGCTTTCTAAATGTTTTCAACAGAATATGGACGAAGCAAAAGCTGGAAAAACTGAAAATTAG
- a CDS encoding TPM domain-containing protein gives MKLSLLSILLFSIILSCKGQNIDYSKVFLENPNSVSVVDSSHIFSTSENFELATKLVQYGEKTTRQIAVVTVDSISPYNDIQKYATDLGKYWGVGQNNLDNGLLIVLSKPLRKVAIATGFGTEKVLTDSICKQIIDSVMIPKFKTGDYYEGVNMGVDRLIIIWNTAK, from the coding sequence ATGAAACTATCATTACTTTCAATTCTTCTTTTTAGCATCATTCTTTCCTGTAAAGGTCAGAATATAGATTATTCAAAAGTTTTTCTAGAAAATCCTAATTCTGTTTCTGTAGTGGATTCTTCACATATATTTTCAACTTCAGAAAATTTCGAGCTTGCTACCAAACTAGTTCAATATGGAGAGAAAACGACACGGCAAATAGCTGTAGTAACTGTAGATTCTATCTCGCCATATAATGATATTCAAAAATACGCCACTGACTTAGGGAAGTATTGGGGAGTTGGTCAAAATAACCTCGATAATGGGCTGCTAATTGTATTATCAAAACCACTTAGAAAAGTCGCGATAGCTACTGGGTTTGGAACAGAAAAGGTTTTAACTGATTCCATCTGTAAACAAATAATTGATAGCGTAATGATTCCAAAATTTAAAACTGGAGATTATTATGAAGGAGTTAATATGGGGGTCGACAGGTTAATTATAATCTGGAATACAGCTAAATAG
- a CDS encoding M23 family metallopeptidase has protein sequence MSKVKYFYDSETLSYQKIERKKGRKFKIFALSLLGMFLSGFLLLLVYLNLPSVQTPKELSLQRELNNMELQFELLNKKMNQAQSVLGEVEERDNNLYRVYFEANPIPEEQRKAGFGGINRYKDLDGFDNSKLIINTTRNLDILTKQIVVQSKSLDEIAKLAEEKEKLLAAIPAIQPVKNEDLTRIASGYGYRTDPFTKARKFHYGMDFTAPRGTPIYATGDGVVSRADNTATGYGNHVVIDHGYGYESLYGHMYKYNVRAGQRVQRGDIVGFVGSTGRSEAPHCHYEVFKDGERINPINFYYGSLTAEEFAEILKITQQENQSLD, from the coding sequence ATGTCTAAGGTTAAATATTTCTACGATAGTGAAACGCTTTCGTACCAAAAAATAGAAAGGAAAAAGGGGAGAAAATTTAAGATTTTCGCTCTTAGCCTTTTGGGAATGTTCTTGAGCGGCTTTTTGCTGCTTTTGGTATATTTAAATTTACCATCTGTTCAAACCCCAAAAGAACTCTCTCTACAACGCGAATTGAACAATATGGAGCTTCAGTTTGAGCTTTTGAATAAAAAGATGAACCAAGCGCAGAGTGTTCTTGGCGAAGTTGAAGAAAGGGACAACAACCTGTATAGAGTTTATTTTGAAGCAAATCCCATTCCAGAAGAACAAAGAAAAGCAGGTTTTGGTGGGATAAATAGGTATAAGGATTTGGATGGTTTTGATAATTCAAAATTGATTATAAACACAACCCGCAACTTGGATATTTTGACAAAACAGATTGTGGTTCAGTCAAAATCGTTGGATGAAATAGCTAAACTTGCTGAAGAAAAAGAGAAACTTTTAGCAGCAATTCCAGCAATACAACCCGTAAAAAATGAAGACTTAACGCGGATAGCTTCTGGTTACGGATATAGAACAGATCCATTTACAAAAGCGAGAAAGTTTCATTACGGAATGGATTTTACAGCCCCCCGAGGCACACCAATTTATGCCACAGGCGACGGTGTAGTTTCCCGAGCCGATAATACTGCAACGGGCTACGGAAATCACGTTGTTATAGACCACGGTTACGGCTACGAGAGTCTGTATGGCCATATGTACAAATACAATGTTCGCGCAGGACAAAGAGTGCAACGTGGTGATATTGTTGGGTTTGTGGGCAGTACTGGAAGAAGTGAAGCTCCACACTGCCATTATGAAGTTTTTAAAGATGGTGAACGTATAAACCCGATAAATTTTTACTACGGAAGTTTAACTGCGGAAGAATTCGCCGAAATACTTAAAATTACACAACAAGAAAACCAGTCTCTTGATTAA
- a CDS encoding outer membrane beta-barrel protein, which produces MKQILSCFLILFISTLSFSQNFKISGELIDEATQTPLESATVFAEKPADSSLITYTITGKKGNFELVGKTANKEINLNISYNGYTPYRKKIALNGEPINLGTIKIAILAEDLDGVTVTANRAPITIKKDTLEFNAASFSTNKNATVEDLLKELPGVEVDAQGNIKVNGKSVNKILVNGKSFFGDDPTIATRNLTKDIVDKIQVTDTKTDSEAFTGEKGDDQNKTINITIDEEKNKGYFGRVAAGAGTDKRFEYAGLINYFDNDLRISALAGGNNINSPGFSFGEIEKMFGSARNRSFSSDGSFNVDGKSFGGGKGITSSRTTGANYANNFAKGTEISTDYFYSAANTFNEDISNRENILPENRYFSTSNSRSESDNDTHSANIRFKTQIDSTFMIEVIPQFTFNKNSEDFTKNETSLNLSNELINQSTIDNKNNREGINFKNRLVATKKYGTKGGFMKISTNSETNAIKNEDFTNSRTEIFGNEPQSIIRNQLSDGEKTTTDINITPSLRFPIIADTLFFNASYTFGHINNKDRRNVFDFNEQMQQFSDINNLQSTDFSNTNNVSKAEGGLSYKSEKIYARFNIGYLFRTLKSEDALRQIEFENNYGALQLNAGFSYKFDKTLSLYGGYYLFNDAPNISQLSPYVDISDPLNITQGNPNLKPSNEHSIYIGLNNYDYKSQSGFYSYLNADISSARVVPKTVIDENFVRNTTYTNVDGNYNLSASIGYNKNVKLDSIRTIKYGANFYVVSDKSVNFNNNIEYSNRSVRYFPSVEVTFTWKDYFEINPGYSINFNNNSFDIDAFEDRSYTRHEFSFKTKTFFPKFLEWNNDFEYVYNADVANGFEKSFAFWNSSLVYSFLKDNGSATLKVYDLLNQNNNVRRVSNQDYIQDIQSTVLKQYFMLTLSYKFNTLGKKGEIDDNPWD; this is translated from the coding sequence ATGAAACAAATTCTTTCCTGTTTTCTTATTTTATTTATTTCCACGCTATCATTCTCTCAGAATTTTAAGATAAGCGGCGAACTGATAGATGAAGCCACACAAACTCCATTGGAATCTGCAACAGTTTTTGCAGAGAAACCTGCAGATAGTTCACTAATAACCTATACTATTACCGGAAAAAAAGGAAATTTTGAATTGGTAGGTAAAACTGCAAACAAAGAGATAAACCTAAATATAAGTTATAACGGATACACTCCATATCGAAAAAAAATAGCGCTCAATGGTGAACCTATAAACTTAGGCACAATTAAAATAGCAATTTTAGCGGAGGATCTGGATGGGGTTACCGTTACCGCAAATCGAGCACCCATAACTATTAAAAAGGATACATTGGAATTTAATGCGGCCTCTTTTAGTACAAATAAAAATGCGACGGTTGAAGACCTACTAAAAGAACTGCCCGGAGTTGAAGTAGATGCGCAAGGAAACATAAAAGTGAATGGAAAATCGGTGAATAAAATTTTGGTGAATGGAAAATCATTTTTTGGTGATGATCCAACAATTGCAACTAGAAATCTTACCAAAGACATTGTTGATAAAATTCAAGTAACAGATACAAAAACAGACTCCGAGGCTTTTACCGGAGAAAAAGGCGATGACCAAAATAAAACCATAAATATTACCATAGACGAAGAAAAAAACAAAGGCTACTTTGGTCGCGTGGCCGCTGGGGCCGGAACAGATAAACGTTTTGAATATGCAGGTCTTATAAACTATTTCGACAATGACCTTCGCATTAGTGCTCTTGCCGGTGGGAACAACATAAACTCACCTGGATTCAGTTTTGGAGAAATTGAGAAAATGTTCGGCAGCGCCCGAAATCGTAGTTTTAGTAGTGATGGGTCATTCAATGTTGACGGCAAATCTTTTGGAGGTGGAAAGGGAATTACCAGTTCCAGAACGACAGGTGCCAACTATGCTAATAATTTTGCCAAAGGCACAGAGATAAGTACAGATTATTTTTATTCGGCAGCAAATACATTCAACGAAGACATTAGTAATCGTGAAAATATTTTACCTGAAAACAGATATTTTTCCACCTCAAATTCACGTTCAGAAAGTGACAATGACACACATTCCGCAAATATTCGTTTCAAAACACAAATAGATTCTACCTTTATGATTGAGGTAATCCCACAATTCACTTTTAATAAAAATTCAGAAGATTTCACTAAAAATGAAACGTCTCTAAATCTTTCAAATGAATTGATAAATCAGTCTACAATTGATAATAAAAACAACCGTGAAGGAATAAATTTTAAAAACAGATTAGTTGCAACAAAGAAGTATGGCACCAAAGGTGGTTTCATGAAAATATCTACAAATTCTGAAACCAATGCCATTAAAAATGAAGATTTCACGAATTCCAGAACTGAAATTTTCGGTAATGAGCCACAAAGTATCATTCGCAATCAATTGTCAGATGGTGAAAAAACAACGACCGACATCAATATAACGCCCTCTTTAAGGTTTCCTATTATTGCCGACACGCTTTTCTTTAACGCATCATACACCTTTGGGCATATCAATAATAAAGATCGCCGAAATGTTTTTGATTTCAATGAACAGATGCAGCAATTCTCTGATATTAACAATCTACAAAGCACTGACTTTTCAAACACAAATAATGTATCAAAAGCTGAAGGTGGACTATCTTATAAATCCGAAAAAATCTATGCCCGTTTCAATATTGGCTATTTATTTAGAACCCTAAAAAGTGAAGATGCACTACGACAAATTGAGTTCGAAAATAATTATGGAGCTCTTCAATTAAATGCAGGTTTTAGTTATAAATTCGACAAAACCTTAAGTTTGTATGGTGGTTATTACTTGTTTAACGATGCTCCAAACATAAGTCAGCTTTCGCCCTATGTTGATATTTCAGACCCATTAAACATAACGCAGGGAAATCCAAATTTGAAACCTTCAAACGAGCATTCCATTTATATTGGCCTTAATAATTATGACTATAAAAGCCAATCGGGTTTTTATTCATACTTAAATGCAGATATATCAAGTGCCCGCGTAGTGCCGAAAACTGTAATTGATGAAAATTTTGTTAGAAATACAACTTACACAAATGTTGATGGCAATTATAACCTTTCCGCAAGTATTGGTTATAATAAAAATGTGAAACTAGATAGCATTCGCACTATAAAATATGGCGCGAATTTTTATGTGGTTAGTGACAAAAGTGTGAACTTTAATAATAATATAGAATACAGTAACCGAAGCGTTAGATACTTTCCGTCTGTGGAAGTAACCTTCACGTGGAAAGATTACTTTGAAATAAACCCCGGTTATTCCATAAACTTCAATAATAATAGTTTTGATATTGATGCTTTTGAGGATCGCAGTTACACACGTCACGAATTCAGCTTTAAAACAAAAACATTTTTTCCTAAATTTTTAGAGTGGAATAATGATTTCGAATACGTTTACAACGCCGATGTAGCGAATGGTTTTGAGAAAAGCTTCGCTTTTTGGAATAGTTCGTTGGTTTACTCGTTTTTAAAAGATAACGGTAGTGCAACATTAAAAGTGTATGACCTATTGAACCAAAATAACAACGTACGTCGCGTTTCAAACCAAGATTATATTCAGGATATTCAGAGTACTGTTTTAAAGCAATATTTTATGCTTACACTAAGCTATAAATTTAATACACTTGGGAAGAAGGGAGAAATAGATGATAATCCGTGGGATTGA
- a CDS encoding YczE/YyaS/YitT family protein produces MKGDTKKTWRHNLIRYTFYFAGLIFFGLGVAFTVKVKYLGLHPWDVLNVALFEHFGFSIGTWSIFVGLILIGISLLVSKKYVNIGTFLNALLIGPIMDFFLWLDILPDASNNWTDYLLLLLGIVVIGIGGGLYVSGGVGAGPRDGFMLSMSEKTGLSVSKARIVVESIVLVIGYLLGGPVFWVTFVFTFILSPIFQFSLKFFTRLRLRIS; encoded by the coding sequence ATGAAAGGTGATACCAAAAAAACCTGGCGACATAATCTAATACGTTACACATTCTACTTTGCTGGGCTGATATTTTTCGGACTGGGAGTGGCGTTTACTGTTAAGGTGAAATATCTGGGATTGCATCCTTGGGATGTTTTGAATGTTGCGCTATTTGAACATTTTGGCTTCAGTATTGGTACTTGGAGTATTTTTGTGGGACTTATTCTTATTGGAATTTCACTCCTTGTAAGCAAGAAATATGTGAATATAGGCACGTTTCTAAATGCCTTGCTTATTGGTCCGATAATGGATTTCTTCCTTTGGTTGGATATTTTGCCAGACGCGAGTAATAATTGGACGGACTATCTTCTGTTATTACTGGGAATTGTAGTGATTGGTATAGGTGGCGGTCTATATGTATCTGGAGGCGTAGGTGCCGGTCCTCGAGACGGATTTATGCTTTCAATGTCTGAAAAAACAGGATTATCTGTTAGTAAAGCACGAATCGTGGTGGAAAGTATCGTACTTGTTATAGGCTATCTTCTGGGCGGCCCTGTTTTTTGGGTGACTTTTGTTTTCACCTTTATATTGAGTCCAATTTTTCAGTTTTCGCTAAAATTCTTCACGCGTTTGCGATTACGAATTAGTTGA
- a CDS encoding TPM domain-containing protein: MSKVEDFLTSEEETAIIEAIRIAEKNTSGEIRVHLEANSVSSEEPNKPIDAFDRAAEVFDILHMNNTKQSNGVLIYVAVKDRTLVIMGDKGINDIVGQNFWESTKDIIINHFKNGDMKQGLVEGILKAGEQLKKHFPHQKNDKNELPDDISVG, encoded by the coding sequence ATGTCTAAAGTTGAAGATTTTCTTACTTCGGAAGAAGAAACTGCCATAATTGAAGCCATTCGCATTGCTGAAAAAAATACTTCGGGTGAGATTCGTGTACATTTGGAAGCCAATTCTGTTTCTTCAGAAGAACCAAACAAGCCCATTGACGCCTTTGACCGCGCCGCTGAAGTTTTTGATATCCTTCATATGAACAACACCAAACAGAGTAACGGTGTGTTAATTTATGTTGCTGTTAAAGATAGAACGCTCGTAATAATGGGCGACAAAGGCATCAACGATATCGTGGGACAGAATTTTTGGGAAAGCACCAAAGATATTATCATCAACCATTTCAAAAACGGCGATATGAAACAAGGTTTGGTAGAAGGAATCCTAAAAGCCGGCGAACAGTTAAAGAAACATTTCCCACATCAAAAGAATGATAAGAACGAACTACCGGATGATATTTCTGTAGGGTAG
- a CDS encoding TPM domain-containing protein, which produces MKTIFQKFSIIFIILTVFLVSENVSAQYEIPPKPSVQTSLYDYVNLLSPSQKSALESKLIRYADSTSTQIVCIIIGSTNGEDISMLGAEWGQKWGIGQKGEDNGIVITLAKDDRKVDINTGYGIEYRITDLMSERIINRIMIPEFKAGNYYSGLDKGSDAIFAALNGEFKEDRDFGKKDGGKIPFFLIFIFIIIMIAIFRKGGKGGKGGGGSLLDIIVLSSLGRGGFGGGGGSFGGGGSFGGGGGFGGGFGGGGFGGGGASGGW; this is translated from the coding sequence ATGAAAACAATTTTTCAGAAATTTTCCATCATATTTATAATATTGACGGTTTTTTTAGTTTCTGAAAACGTTTCGGCGCAGTATGAAATTCCCCCGAAACCATCAGTTCAGACTTCACTTTATGATTATGTAAATCTGCTATCACCATCGCAAAAAAGTGCTTTGGAAAGTAAATTGATACGTTATGCAGATTCTACTTCTACACAAATTGTTTGTATCATTATTGGCTCTACCAATGGTGAAGACATCTCCATGCTCGGCGCAGAATGGGGTCAGAAATGGGGCATTGGACAAAAAGGGGAAGACAACGGAATCGTTATCACTTTAGCTAAAGACGACCGAAAAGTAGATATAAATACAGGCTACGGTATTGAATACCGAATAACCGATTTAATGTCTGAACGCATCATAAACCGTATAATGATTCCAGAATTTAAAGCAGGAAATTATTATTCTGGACTTGATAAAGGTAGTGATGCCATTTTTGCAGCGTTAAATGGTGAATTTAAAGAAGACCGGGATTTCGGAAAAAAAGACGGTGGAAAAATTCCGTTTTTTCTCATATTCATTTTTATTATAATAATGATTGCAATCTTCAGAAAAGGAGGTAAAGGTGGAAAAGGCGGAGGCGGAAGTTTACTAGACATAATCGTGCTCAGCAGTCTTGGTCGTGGCGGTTTTGGCGGTGGCGGCGGAAGCTTTGGCGGTGGCGGAAGTTTCGGTGGCGGTGGCGGCTTTGGTGGCGGTTTCGGTGGTGGCGGCTTTGGTGGCGGTGGTGCTTCTGGAGGCTGGTAA
- the der gene encoding ribosome biogenesis GTPase Der translates to MMSIVAVVGRPNVGKSTFFNRLIQRREAIVDAVSGVTRDRHYGKSDWNGKEFSLIDTGGYVKGSDDIFEAEIDKQVELAIDEADAIIFMVDVESGVTGMDQEVAKLLRRSKKPIFLAINKVDGASRMNAALEFYSLGFEYQYNLSSINGSGTGELLDDLVKALPDTEEPDDSELPRFAVVGRPNAGKSSFINALIGKDRYIVTDIAGTTRDSIDTKYDRFGFEFNLVDTAGIRKKSKVKEDLEFYSVMRSVRAIEHCDVIILVFDATRGFDGQVENIFWLAQRNNKGIVILANKWDLVEDKETSSVKDYEKYIRQQCEPFVDVPIVFVSVLTKQRIYKAIETAVEVYQNRSKKVKTSELNDVMLPIIQNYPPPAYKAKYVKIKFCTQLPTPYPSFAFFCNLPQYVKDPYKRFIENKLRENFDFSGVPITVYFRKK, encoded by the coding sequence ATTATGAGCATAGTTGCCGTAGTAGGAAGACCAAACGTAGGGAAATCTACTTTTTTCAATAGATTGATTCAACGTAGAGAAGCCATTGTTGACGCAGTGAGCGGCGTTACGCGTGACCGTCATTACGGAAAAAGTGACTGGAACGGAAAGGAATTTTCCTTGATAGACACAGGTGGTTATGTAAAAGGAAGCGACGATATTTTTGAAGCCGAAATAGACAAACAAGTAGAACTTGCCATTGACGAAGCAGATGCTATCATTTTTATGGTAGACGTGGAAAGTGGCGTTACCGGAATGGATCAAGAGGTTGCAAAACTGCTTCGTCGTTCTAAAAAACCTATATTTTTAGCAATCAATAAAGTTGATGGCGCCTCAAGAATGAACGCCGCTTTGGAGTTTTATTCATTAGGGTTTGAGTATCAATATAATCTTTCAAGTATCAACGGTAGTGGTACGGGAGAATTGCTTGACGATTTAGTAAAAGCCCTGCCAGATACTGAAGAACCAGACGATAGCGAACTTCCAAGATTTGCAGTTGTGGGTCGTCCTAATGCTGGAAAATCTTCCTTCATCAATGCTCTTATTGGTAAGGATAGATATATTGTTACAGATATTGCAGGAACCACTCGCGACAGTATTGACACGAAATACGACCGTTTTGGTTTCGAATTCAACTTGGTAGATACTGCCGGAATTCGTAAAAAAAGTAAGGTAAAGGAAGATTTGGAATTCTATTCCGTAATGCGAAGCGTTCGCGCCATTGAACATTGTGATGTAATAATTCTAGTTTTTGACGCCACTCGTGGTTTTGACGGACAAGTTGAAAACATTTTCTGGCTTGCACAGCGTAACAATAAAGGTATTGTGATTCTCGCTAATAAGTGGGATTTAGTGGAAGACAAAGAAACCAGCAGCGTGAAGGATTATGAAAAATACATCCGTCAGCAATGCGAACCTTTTGTGGATGTGCCAATTGTTTTTGTATCAGTTCTTACAAAGCAACGAATCTATAAAGCCATTGAAACTGCTGTTGAAGTTTACCAAAACCGAAGCAAAAAAGTAAAAACAAGCGAATTGAATGATGTTATGCTTCCTATTATTCAAAACTATCCACCCCCAGCTTATAAAGCGAAATACGTGAAGATTAAGTTCTGTACACAGCTACCAACACCTTATCCAAGTTTTGCGTTTTTCTGTAATCTTCCGCAGTACGTGAAAGATCCTTACAAGCGTTTTATTGAGAATAAATTACGAGAAAACTTCGATTTTTCAGGAGTTCCAATTACAGTTTATTTTAGGAAAAAATAA